ataataataaatcaatttatcttatatacaataaatatttaatattattaaattattgtcttCCATGTGATATTTTCATATGTTAATGTCACTGTGCATTAGACTTCAGTCAATAAATAATAATGATCATTTATTCACAAAGCATCTTCCTGAAAACAATATGAAAAGGATTTCAAAGTGATTTAACATTCACAAAATTTCCTTACCAATACatgcatacatacatatatattgaAACCAAGAAATTAGGCAGTGAATGAATAACGGGATCATACCAattgaattcttcaattctaCAAATAATTATCTGCATGAATCTTGATGACAACAAGTTGTCAAAGGAGCTGTACTGTCAAGTTGGTTTTCTGTTGGGAATTACATCTAGCAGCGAGCTTCTTCATCTTTGAACTGCACATAAGACATATATAGAAACAAAGGAGTATCATCGATCATCCTCAATGCTGTTGCACCGAATAtatgctgccaaacatggcaaacATCGCATGCGACCATTCTCTCTCAATCATCCTTCGTCCCACACCTACAGTCCACGTTCCAATCATTATGCTATGCTAACTGTGTGATAGTCTGGGTGGCTCAATAAAACATTCTTGCACAAGAATAGCAGATCCCTATAGTTATAGACATCTAGTTCTGGCTGTAGAGCCAGAGTATCAGCGCGTGACTGCCTTTTTCTTTCAATTGTGGTTCAAATGAAAATTCTAATTATCTAGTAGTTGGCTTGTTTTCAcgcattataatttaatttgattgcCCAAAATTATGTCATTAATATGTTTTAGAACAACATTAATCAAGCCAGTGTCACCAATATGTCCTCTAACCTCATCTCGCGAGTCCTGCCGAAGCATTCCAGCCCCATGCGTTCTCAAAATTTGAAACTTTAATTGATTGGTTACTAAATCAGTTATTAATTGATAttataaaaactttaaatattCAATTAGTAATCGATTTTAATATCGATAATTAATAACAACTGATTAAGAAATTGGTTATTAATATACCCACTTGACTATATGAGACTAAGACAATGCGAGCTCTACCTTGCTAGTTTTTCATGTCCAAATTTTGGTGGAGGTTGAAGCTATAATCGGGGATAAAAGTATAGTCGCATGCTTTTGTGCATTGTGGAATCCTTGCCTCAGCTGTTTTACTTCCTCTTTCTGCCGATCCACCTCCAGCTTCTATGAGAACCGATGGCAGCAGCGATGAATATCTGGTGCTACATGTCCTAAAGGTTGATGAGTTTCAGGTCCTTCTATGCAAGATTTACTGATATTTGCCCTTTTGGGCCTTGAAATGCAAttatgtaatttaaaaaaaaaaaaaaaaaagaagtagatGGAGAGAGTGATAGAGCTGAGAGAGAGAGTGGTGGGTGCCTAGGTAGTGGGAAAAATAGAAAGGAGGGAAAATATTTCCCATATCAGTATATTAATCTTTAAATCCATAAAATcagataataaaaattttattgttgATTATGATGTATTTGTAAATCTGTAAGTCCCAGAGCGTACTACGTGGATTTTGCAAATAGAGTGGAAAGTCAGAGATAGAGTGGTACGGTCTTCTTGTTGATAGAAGATATGCAAGGCTTAGCAATCGACTAAGAAAATTTTAAGCAAAATAGAGAGGATCGAGAGTAGAGAAAAAAATACAAAAAGTAGTTAAGTGATAAAGATTAGGATGTAGAGGAAGAAGAAACCCCTCAATCAATTTATCTTTCTTGTATTTATGCATCTAATATGTTGTGACCATGGAACTAGTTGTCCCATCTTTTTCTAAGGCAGTACTTGGTCATGCTTTCAGTCCATGTTccatcttattttttttttttccttgttaaTGTCATTTTGCATTAAAAAGCTCATAAAGACAACATTACAATATGGATTTAAAACACCTGTAGAGAAAAAGAGGCCTACACTGAGATAGCAATCAACCCAATTTAAACAAATCAAATCAAAAACCCATACCAACAATAAGATAACCCAGCCCCACCTAGAAACCCACCCTAAGAGAACAGGGGAGAACAAGGTTGCCGACCACCGCCTGTACTTTCCATTCCCAACATCACTGAGCAGATCGTGTCGACAAGAGCTAGCATCACAAGGAGCAACAAATCTCCCATCTACTCACATCATCTTATCAAAACAGCATAACTTTATTTTCCTCAACCGGGACTTGAAGTTCTGCTAAATAACAATGAGATAGGCCGCTGCTGAGCTCTGGCATACAAGCTAGCGAGAAGGCCTTCCTAGCCACGGTGTGGAAGCAAATCCCGGAAATACAAGACAACCAATGCAAATGAACGCTCTCACCATGCACAACAGCCCATCAAGACTAAAGAGATGGTAAAGACTCTTCAATAGGAACAAACTCGTCCTCCAGAAGACCATCTACTATCATCTCCTTGTCCATCACAAACCAATCGAACCCAACACTCCAAGTCTTCAAATGATACCCTCACATTGAAGATCAAACCTGCATGCAAAGACCAACAAACAGCAACAACAAAACTCATTTGCAAACTAACTCAATTAGGGGACGGCTTTCCCATAACATTAAGCTAGAAACTAAAACCAGAAGCTTTCCCCTACCCAAAGGCAAGGGAAGCAAGAAGAGATGGACAAAGTTAAGCGAACCCTAGAGAAGCGAAGAACTGTTTCTAAATTTGAGAGAAACTCCAAATGCCACTACATAATGGGATTTTATGTTCCATctgttttttaagttaaaaaccgGTCAaccatacattttttttttttgtaagtgtcaatcatacttttttttttaaatatactatatatatatatatatatatatatatatatatatatatatatattttaaaatatatactaaatttatttagttataacattacaatattttaatttaaaaatataatataaaaatttattaatttttaaattttacatagtaaaatctttctaacttttaattattaattttttagttaGATATCGACCTGTATAGTTCTAGTATGAAGTTtagtcaatatttttttttctctctcaaatCATGTGTAAATTAAATCATTCTTCTCTTTGTAAATAGaataaattttcaaatataaaaaaaataattttatattttatataaaaaaaagaaaaatattgactAAATATTATGCAAAAACTGTTCACATTAGTTTCTAATTGAAAaatcaataatataaaattacattttaaaattgAAGAAGTGTAATATTATAACtatataaattcaaaaataattattaaaatttatccttatatacatacatatatatatttatcggaagcataccattttttttttttaccaaaaaGCATACCATACTTTCATTCCTTGGTTAATTATAATTTTGCATAATCTAATACTATAAGAGGTATACTCCAAGTCATTTATTATCTCCATTATTGTATCTGCAATAATATAATGAGGTCATCTGTAAGGACTCATTTATTACAGTTTCTGCTTATTACATTCAGACGTTAATTGTCATGTCTTATTAATGCTTTGACGTCCTTAGCTAGATATGAAGTTGTATTTGTTCAAACAAGATCTTATTTTcaagataaaaaaatatttaaaaaaaaaaaagcataaaaagTCATGTTACACGACACCCTGGAGAAACGTATCCATTATTTTTTATACTGTGCTCAACAATCAATCGAGTTCTTTCTTCCAAATAAAATCCAGTAATTCTCTTAATCAAGTCAGTGCTCTAATCCACATGTTGTTCATcactattttaattattttttatcatatcatactaaattaaagaaaaattattaaaaaaatcttatatttttatttttttttaaattatatcttACTATCAACCCTAATAGAAAATTTTAATACGATAAAATTATGTAACATTTAAAAGTATAAGATTTAATTAGTAATTTCTAAAGTAtagatataaattaaaaaattttaaaagtataaATTTTTTTCTAGTAATTTTCCCTTaaattaatgtttatttatttttatgttataaATTAAACGTTATGGATGGTCCCGTTTTGAAGAATAAAGTGATAAAATTGAAAGAATATGGTGAAATTTTATTATACTACATTAACCTTTACATGTCACTGGCATTATGAAGAGATGCACCTATTTCCTTGGATGCTGAATAAacaggaaagaaaaaaaatttcttttGCATCTGTCATTTGCTTGAAAAATAATAGATCTTTTTACATAAGAATATATGGAACAAGTTTATTCCTGAGAAAGAATTATGTTTTGCATTCCAACTTAACGCAAGCCAGGTAATTGAAATCATACTCTGTTTCCTGCTTTTATGGACAGATCACAAGAAGCATTTTTTTCGCCAAGTTGAAAAATAATCTGTTATCTATAAcctattttttttattaggaTTTACAAAAGCGATCAGTTTGCATATTACCATTGGCTTGAGATTATGAGAAGTGCACATCAATGAATGAAAAGTGGGAGTAGAATGCTCTCTTCTAATCTGGTTAGTGTACATACTGTAGCAGCCACTCCATTGTCTGTTAAAATTAacaaatgaataaaattaaactaagaatgaCAATGTAAAAGCATGTTTGGAAATGTTTTCGAAAATTGTAAACAGTTAAAAAATAGCATCAAAACCTTCCTAAATATGAATTCTGTAGAAGGAGACGATAGATATTGATATAATTTTATGACATATCTGTATGCTTTTTACCTTCATGCATTCACGCAAGTCATTTTCCTTTGTTCTGACATGAACCTGCAAAATTACTAAATTAATTAGAATTTGAAAGCATATTCTTCACAATATAAGGATGGACCAATAATGAGATAATCTAGTCCAAATTTCAAACAGTAATAGGTTGTCTATAAGGAATCCTCAGTGTTTAATGTCCTAAAGCAGCCCTATTTATTGAAAAATAACTTATCGGGCGTGCTAAACCGAAGGCTTCAACGATGTTGCTCTGCTAAGTGTTtttacctcaatgaccctttggTAGGATTCAATTTGATCGCTTTCTAGAGAAGCCAAAATCACAAGTCCCGCTGCAACTGTTGAGGGCCAGTACTGAAGATGCTCATGGCCCGATAGAGCTAACTTTGCCAGGTATCTTGCCTTCTTCTCTACCTTTGCATCAGCTCTAGCAGCTTTTAGGTAGAACCTAAGATCCATTAATAAAAACGTAATACATTAAACTCTTTAAACAAAATTTGCCATATGGAGATTACAAAAGGAATTAAAGTCTGGTTGCATATAGAAGATGCGAATCTAGTGCTAATTGGTTAATACAATGGGAAAGGAAATTACCACATGAAGTTGTGGATGGTGGGCAAGAAGCATTGGAAGTTGAGTACCTCCTGCACCAGCCACTCCATGGCTACAACCTCAAATCTGCTGTACGTACTGCTCTCTATGGGGAAATTCTTTTGCCTCACACTGAAATGACCACAATAAAAGTAAGTTCATGGATTCCCATATCGGCCGGTGCAAATTTTCAGCTAGCTATAATATTATCGTTGTTCTTTAAATGTTGATATTGGATCTGGCCATCAAATAAGAGGGAGAGCCTGCTAATTAGGGAATGGATTAATATGTTAAACTCTGCAGTTGGATTTTCACCAATCAATTTCAGATTACAATTTCACTTCAGCCGTGGTCTTATGTCGGGTTTACTTAATTGTTCTTTTCTCATTCACAGAAAAATACGTCTAAAACCAACAAAAATGTCTTATAATGTGTTCTCGCAATTAAAGACAAGGGTATAAAATGATGCTATAGAGCGAAAAATTATTGGTACATCACATAATGAATCTTTTTGGCATGGCATAATCCAACTATAAGCTGAAATTCAATTTTCTCCTACTGAATTTTTTGATAATTTGAATTCTGCTAGGTGTGAGTGATATTGATAATTGTGAAGAAAATCGTGCATCTAATTAAGGCTAGTTATTTTCCATCCTTGATTATTAATCTTTGCAGTATTTAAAAGATATGAGTTAAAATTAAGATAATCACCTATTGTAGGGctgattttcttcaattcttgtgGCCAATGTAAGGCATGCTATTCCAACAATCTGAAGGCTCCTTTTGTTCTTGAAAAATCCTTTGCTTAGGAACCTATCCAGAAGACTAACTCCAAGGAACGCTGTCTCAAGCTGAAACTCCTTTGCGGTTGATTGCTGCCAGCCCAAAGTAACATGCACCAATAAACAAGCGAATAATATATGTGATCAATAATGCAAATGACAATCCATAAacaaaaaaaatgataataaataCTGCAAATGGCAACGCCCACCCAAATGACAATCTTTATTTTACTCGTTTAAACCGCTTggtaatggatatgttaattgttAAAAGCTAGGAGTCAATAGAATTCCattcaaattaatatatatatatatatatatatatatatatatatatatatatatatatatatatatatatatatatatatatatataattaatttaattcaaaattttaatttagtttctTTCATAAATTAGAATGGTTGAGTAATGATATTAAGAAAAGTTTAATTTTCTAAGAAAAAATgggaatattattttaattaattattattaaatctcaaattaaagtaaaaataaaaaatataattaaaattatatagttttaaataaatttaaaaaataagttcaaaataaaatttaaataataaaaataagttcaaaataattaaaattatatagttttaaataaattaatttaatttaatctgttataaattttatttatttaaatttttaattttttaaactgAAACTACTGATGTACACTTTTGTAAAAACAAtttcattataaaaaaattttaattagatctAATTTACCATGAATATAAGACATAAATAGGGATAATAAAAGTTCTCCAACTCGACCTGTTTTGCCTTCAACTCAATCAAATTTTTCTTGATTCCGTCCTAATCCTGATTTGTGCTGAGCGGAGATGAGAAGACCTTTTTCCCATCTAGAAGACCTTTTTTCCGTCTTGAAACCCCATAATCCGcagtaatatattattatttttttattaaaaataatttatttttatatatttaaatattataatttcaataaaatatataaatatattattaaaataatatgtaaaacttacatttctaattatattttatttttaataaataaatttatattttatattaataaattaaaataaaaataaaataaaaattatcttgGAAAAATTGCCCTACCTGTACACCGGCAGGGCATGCCTCGTCTTGACTCTGAACTCCTGTGAGGCAAAGATGGGAGGCGTAATCCCTGCCCTCAATCGGCCTTGTTGTCAttcttaaatataaatatatatatttatatatttaataaatgaatCTTGTCATGTATAATGTGTATTAAGCACTGTATTTAATAAATGAATCTTGTCATGTATAATTTGTATTAAGCACTGAATTTAGCCAAATAATAATCCTTTCATTGCAATTCTTTCGGTTATGGGAATAATGCTAACGTATGCCATGGAGGTACGATTTTCGTCCTACATGTCCTACGTGATTTGATTAACTAGTACAAAAATGCAAGTAAGAAACGAGAAAACATTTCGCAACTAGTTCATTCACGAAACGGTTCAAGCGGCAAAACAACAAAATCTCCCACACGAAAAATTTCTACTAATGCTTGCATTGcatagccagtagaagaagagaaaatcaagtgttCTATTGCAAAGTGAGATAGGCAGGCGCTCCTAGTCTAGAACACTATCTGGCTCTGCGAGAAGAGGGGCATATGATCATCAATTTGAAAGCTTTATGCGTGTCATAAGTAGATTATATATTCTTTGGTGAATGTTACCGTAGAGAATATTTGCTTCTATAACCGAAAGAATTTGCCGGATATCATCTTACACGTTTCTTTGAACGTGAAATATTGAGACAGTTAAGTAAACTGTCTCGAATCGCCGCATGCGAGCAAGAAAATGTTAAATAAGTCGAAGAGCTAGCCGGTGAGTAAGTTACCAGGCTGGAGAAGAAACTCACCTCAACAATCCAGTGGACCATCTGCAGCCGCTGCTCTAAGATGAGACCGCCGTAGTCCGTCGTGGAGCGATACAACTCGACGTAGTCGAGCAAAAATAATTGCCTTCTCTCTCTTTCCCGTAACCTTTGGTAGCTTTCCTCGTCGTCCTCAACTTCGAATTTCACAAACTGGCCAACAAATAAACCAAAGGATTTGAAAAATTACACATGAAACCaatgtgtttggcagcctagaaacgGAGGGCAAGATACGGTTTCCTAAAAATGGCAATGGATATATAGAGATTGAAATTAATTGGAATATGACAAAATTAAACTAGCATTTTTAACTAAAACACTAAAGAAGTTGTGCTTTTTTTTTGTGTGTAAATAATTATGtttaaaattaaaacaattaattaGTAAACTAGCCAAACGGGACTGTTTGGATGCCTGGAAATTTCCGGAAGACATCAGAAAAATATATGCTTAATTCAAAAAACTGGAAAGCTTACTTTGGAATGTTGTAGGTACTCTGCTTCTATTAACGAGGATCTTATCATGTCTAGAGGAACGCTTGATCGGGAGAATTGCTGTCTAAAGTCGAGCAACAATGAGTAAGTATGCGAAGGAGGAGAATCATCAATCGATTTTTCGGAAAATTCATTTCCAGAATCTAAGAAAATTGACTGCGTGTAATCTGAAAACTCGATTTCGGATGAACTCTCCGGGAATATTTCTGATTGCAGCTCCGAGAATGCTGTCTCATGACTGGAAGAGCATTCCATAATAATGTCGTCATAAGAGATGTTCTCCGCACAAGCGAGATCGGTTTCAAGTGCTGCCAAGCTCTTTGACTTTTGCTCCACTATGGACTCGTCAATAGAGAAGGTATCATGTTTAGAAATCTCAGAAAGCTCTGTTTCGAGTGTTCTTTTGACTTTTTCGTTCGTTCTATGTGACAAGCAAGATTCTACCCCTGAAATAATAGAAATGGTGTCGTTCTCCTTATCCTCTAACGAAACATTCTCTAAATTTGCACCACCGAAACTCAAATTTTGCTGAACGGAGGAAATCTCCGATTTGGTAACCGATATAGAATCTTCATttatttgaatttcctttgagtCTTCAGTTCTCTTTTTCAACTTCGAACTTCTTCTCTTTTCGGAAACAACACAATCAGCTCCACATTTCGACTCCACCCAAGACGATTCACTCACTtctacttcattttcttttctctcgTTTTCCTTCTGCTTATAGTAAGATCTAGTGATTCTTCGAAACGGAACGTCTTTAATCCTCTCAATTTCTTCTGTTTCACGTAATTTTCTCTTAGTTGCGCTCGATTTGGATGTAACTCTGCTTGAATCACAAGACACTTCATCTCTGAAGTATAGGCAGGGGCTGGAATCCACTGAGAAAGCATAGAAACCTTGGCTCTTTTGTGGAGGAGCTGAGTTCAAAGGCGATATAAGAACCGGAGAGATCCGCGAACGGATTCGGCGAAGTCGTTTGGTTCGCTGCTTCCTCGTGATATACGGTTGTGGTTCCATTTTTGGCTTGAGTTTAGTCGGCTTGAGCTTCATTTTCTGTTAGTTTTTCAAATTCGAAAAGCATGAAAGAAACAGTTTTTTTCAGGGAGGAGAGGCAGAGAAGGGCGGTGCTGCTGGATACTGAGTTACGTAGTGCGGTAATGAGCAGAAGAGGCTATGGACGTTGGGACTTGAGAATGGAGCGCGTTTGCGTGCGCGTCGTGGTCGGGTTTTTATATGGTGTGTGTGAACGCACGTGAGAGTCAGTTTCTCACGTCACACACGACTTTGACGCCGATGACGAGAGGGCCCGATTGGGGAAGGATGAGAAAGTGCACGCATCAGCTCAATATGGACTGTCAGCTCGGCCCCTGATGTGAGATCCAAATGGATAAAGCTGGTGTGATCAGAAAGTGAGAAAACGAACGAATCCCTGTGCTTGAATTTTCCCTCCAATCCAAACCCACGTCTTACGTCATGGATATGGGAaaatttttgtcaaataatttacCGCGGTTTAAAACATAAATGTTATTTACAATAATACTGAAAACACTAAaaggtattttttttttaatataaaaatcaatCTTCTTTATTTTTTAGAATGATGGGATCGATGATTTAAATAAAGAGTGACATGTAATAATATCTTtatattttatatcttaaataatgaatatttatttttttttttaaatacagtTAATAGATAATAAATACTTAAATATGTAAATTAAGatatttgataaatttttaaaaatataattgatCACTAATAAATAACTTATAAATAACTTATATTAGCTATAATttgcatcaattttatttttataattgttttatgatggattttattttatttttttatttataatatattatctttaaaaaaaattaactataaaATTTTAGTGTGCGATACTTAGAAACTAAGTGGCAGAAAgtataaattaatatttgaattatttgaaaaaaaaaatataatacatccttaaattttttattttgatccaTCACACCTATATTTTTATTCTATTCtattctatttttaattttatttttatagttaCTAAACATAAAATCCAactgatttaaaatttaaattttaattatatttaattctaTCCTAATGGTAAGCAAAATATAAAAGTAAATCAAACTACTAGTATATGAATAATAATGGTTAAGGTACTTGTGAAAATTAACATATTCAAACTCGaacctaattaatatttttaaaatttaaattcgattaaaatttattctcaactattCAAACTTATTTAAAACCATATTATTATTATCTGAAAAATATAAAAActcaattaattttatatattttaatcaataatctatataaaaaattattttttaataaatttattttaaatttttaataattttataaaatatttaaatagtattttatataaaataaaatttataaatattattataaaaaaatatattttacatttaattaaatatttatataaatagatttgaataatGGATACCAATATACAAATTTCAAACTCGATCTGAACTCATCACGagtattaaatttcaaaattgaaCCTGTCCTAAATCCGATTATATACAATGAAAATCCATTCTATTAGTGTTTGGTCGAAGTGAGTGCCCGCAAAATATTTGACCTGTTACCATCCTTAGACTAATATTAACATTCGACCATAAATAAGTTTGAACCGTGAGTCGGATCaatatcaattcaaactaaattcaaAATCAGCCAAGTAAGTACTATATGTAGTTACTCAATCTCATAAGTATTTTCAGAAAAGTCAATaaactttactttttttttttatcataaaacttaataaattttaatttgatttcataaaaattattataattaaaaattaaatatttttagatTAATCCATTGATCTATCAAATATGCAAATAAAATTATCTCATTTTATTAgttcattaaaaaataaaaaatataaaataaaaaataaaatgtattTAGCTACCTCCTAGCCATCATACCCcttctttctctcattttttttttctatcaataATCATtagtaaattaattttatttataaaatagttaataggtcaataattaacctaaaaatctttaattttttatcgacttttatgaaatcaaatcaaagttcaataaattttataaaagaaaaaaatttcagTAATTTTTATAAAGGCACTCATATATTTTATGACTGCgtgtaataattataaaaaattggcCTGTCAATGTTTTCAATTCATGAACCGGTTTGTGAGTGTAAGGAGGTCAGTCATGCTTTCCTACCTTAAATTCGAATCAGATCAAAACTAGAATCTGATTCGATTtaaaaattgttttatttttaattttttttttaatttatactaaatttatatttagggttgttttaattattttacattaaaaattaaataaataattcctAAAAATTTAGGATACTTTGATAATATCATGAGCCGAACCGAAAagtatgctaaaattatatgtaatgaaatCAATAAGGACTTGTTTGACCTTGCTATTAAAATtgttattgaaaaaattattttttctaaatatattaattagagaatattaaaaataatttaaagttaaatttaataaaatttaattataaaaataataaaataatatattttttttaaatagttttttTATCTGAATAAGACTCGATTTATCTCATACACTTATTGGGAATGttcaatttaaaatatttttaacttttgATCAAATTTAACCTATAAGTTtttatttatattcaaattaatcaaattaattaatatatgttatttttttaatatttaattattttttaatattaaaatattaataaaaatattatttttatcattcaatattattaattaaactgaaaatataaaaaaatatctttatattttcatataattaattaaaattaagaattattactataattaattttaattatttaaatgaaaaatatgattttatttcatgattttaatttaaaattagaaaattataattaaataaaactaaaaatataaaaatattatttttccatattatttaattaaataaaactaaaaatgtaaaaatattatttttccttccacatagaaaaaaaataatatttttacatttttagttttatttaattaaataatatggaaaaataatatttttatatttttagttttatttaattgtaattttctaattttaaattaaaatcatgaaatacaaaaattatattttttcatttaaataattaaaattaattatagtaataatttttaattttaattaattatatgaaaatataaaaatatttttttatattttcagtttaattaataatattaaataataaaaataatattattattttttacttaaataattatacaatataaaaataataattaaatattaaaaaataatacatattaattaattaaattaatttaaatataaattaagatttataaattaaattaaaaataaacgaAATTAAACTATCCATAAATTGTTCCTCATTCCTTTTTTTAATACATATGAAACGatacatttattaaaaaaaaaaaaaggcgctTAAACACCGAGGTCAACCGAACTGGCGGTTCCAGCTCAGTACTGCACCTGGCCAAGGCCAGGTCTACCAGTGCCTACCCAGCCAAATCCAATCAACCCAAAAAATGCACAACTACCTAACATTCAAAATTTAGCATCAGGCTCTTAATTccaattttttaagttttaacCACTCTCCTTAGCCTAAAACACAAATGCGTAATCGGGTGCGAAGCTCCATTTTCTCTCTTCATTGCTTGCATCGATTACGAATCTCAAGCATTTCATCACTTGATTTCCCCTTTATTCCTTGTAAGTCTCTTTATC
The Hevea brasiliensis isolate MT/VB/25A 57/8 chromosome 18, ASM3005281v1, whole genome shotgun sequence genome window above contains:
- the LOC110651284 gene encoding cyclin-SDS-like — protein: MKLKPTKLKPKMEPQPYITRKQRTKRLRRIRSRISPVLISPLNSAPPQKSQGFYAFSVDSSPCLYFRDEVSCDSSRVTSKSSATKRKLRETEEIERIKDVPFRRITRSYYKQKENERKENEVEVSESSWVESKCGADCVVSEKRRSSKLKKRTEDSKEIQINEDSISVTKSEISSVQQNLSFGGANLENVSLEDKENDTISIISGVESCLSHRTNEKVKRTLETELSEISKHDTFSIDESIVEQKSKSLAALETDLACAENISYDDIIMECSSSHETAFSELQSEIFPESSSEIEFSDYTQSIFLDSGNEFSEKSIDDSPPSHTYSLLLDFRQQFSRSSVPLDMIRSSLIEAEYLQHSKFVKFEVEDDEESYQRLRERERRQLFLLDYVELYRSTTDYGGLILEQRLQMVHWIVEQSTAKEFQLETAFLGVSLLDRFLSKGFFKNKRSLQIVGIACLTLATRIEENQPYNSVRQKNFPIESSTYSRFEVVAMEWLVQEVLNFQCFLPTIHNFMWFYLKAARADAKVEKKARYLAKLALSGHEHLQYWPSTVAAGLVILASLESDQIESYQRVIEVHVRTKENDLRECMKTMEWLLQYVH